From the genome of Platichthys flesus chromosome 10, fPlaFle2.1, whole genome shotgun sequence:
TaaaaacaacagtgtgtgtaatcagtgtgtttgtgttgattacTTTTTCTGTTTAACAGTGTGTGTTATTACTGTGATAGAGTATAAATGTACTAGTCCGTCTATGGAAATTTGGAAAGAGGTGTAGCACCGAGCCGCTAGATGGCGCTGCTCGGGATCGCTCCCTTGATGAACACAGCGGcgctggaggtcagaggtgaatgTTTGACAGAAAGCTGAAACATGGATTCCATATTTCATGAGAAAGTAAGTTGAGATGATGACTTTAAAACGTGTAACGCGTAGCTAACCGGTCGTGTTTACGCGGAAAACCAGCCGCAGCTCACGGCGGCCTTTAGTTTCCCGGTGATGAGAGATTTGTGCTGGTGCTTGTCAGTGTTGTGGTCCTGgcagctagcatgctaactgCACCTGCTAGTCAGAGAATGGAAAGTTTTCTTTGCAGCGCATACAAAGCTTTGTTGTAGCTTCGAGGATGTGACCTGCGTGGAGCTGATGAACGACTCGGTTTGACTTATCTGTGCGCTGATTCGATTTGCgagaagatgtttgtgttgtttacgtAAGCTGAGCTAACTTAGCTCCACTGGTGTGTGGCTGTTATCAtggggacagaaaaaaaaaaccattcGATTTTAAGTCGAGTTTACTGATCCAGGCTGTTTCTCATGACTCAGttatttccaaaataaaaagcaaagacCAATCTATGACGAAACGAAAGCGCTGAAAATAACtaattattttgaattgatcaTTTTTAGgtgaaaatctaaaatattcAAAGTAGTAAATGAcgaactgaaaataaaatggaataagacaaaaaatataaaagtacaaatgaacaataattaaatctgtgtgtgtgaggaaagtgACAAACATTTGAGTATAGGGGTACTATTTATCCACACCCTAATTAAcagtttgtttatatgtttttaatgtgcttttaaaagtaaaaactgtTGAAAGCTCCACAGGCTAATTTAGTTTATTCTAGTTATTGTGAGGAGACCTTTACCTGATGACCTAAGGGGTCTAACATGTGTGTATTCAATGAGCATGCCATTAAGTTAAAAGGAAGCTATGCCTTTCatagatttaaaataataagacATATTTCAAAATCAATCCTTTTGTTTTGCTGGGGCCAGTGTAGAGAAGGTACAATAGGGGTAATGTACTCAAATCATTTGGTTTTAGTTCAAACTCCGTCTGCCACATTCTAGATAAACTGCAGTTTGTTTAATACCCGCTTTGTCAATAAAGTGTATTACAGCAGTTGAGTAAATGTGAAATAGAAGCATGAACTAGCATCCCTAGTCTAGCTCAGACAGGGAGCATCTAAGTTTAGCTATACTTCTAAGACGTGTGCATCTTGAAATTCAACTCAGGGCATTAAATCACTCTCTTAACTAGTCTTTGGTCTGTGTACTGTCGTGCTATATGCGTATAATCACTCCTGTCTTTGTAGCAAGAGGGCTCTCTGTGCGCCCAGCACTGCCTCAACAACCTCCTGCAGGGTGAGTATTTCACTCCTGTGGACCTGTCCTCCATCGCTCACCAGCtcgatgaagaggagaggatgaggatggcCGAGGGAGGTATGGCCAGCGAGGAGTACAGGACGTTCTTACAGGTGAGGAGATACAGAAAGTGGATGTTGGTGGAGCATATTCAGTTACCATAAAGGGActaaatttatgtttttatatatgacGTGTTTTTAGCAACCATCTGGGAACATGGATGACAGTGGGTTCTTTTCAATACAAGTGAGTAAAGGACATTCGCATTTTATTgtaacagaaaaataacaattatttatttataaataggGAATGTCAATAACCCTATTTACTATCTAACCTCCTAGGTTATTAGCAATGCCCTGAGTGTGTGGGGCTTGGAGCTGATCCTCTTCAACAGCCGGGAGTACCAGAGCTTGTTGATAAATCCAATGTAAGGTTTCTCTTTCAGAACTTCATTTGTCAGATGGCTAAATATGTAATTCCGTAACTGCTTTACACTTTAAGCTGATGGTAACAGCTTTTTTCCTGTTTCAGAAACGAGAATGCCTTTATTTGCAACTACAAGGAGCACTGGTTTACTGTACGCAAACTAGGACAACAGGTATGAGTCTTTAATCTACATAAACAAGTTTAgtgcttgttttatttaaagcactgttttctcttttttggcAGTGGTTTAACCTGAATTCATTGTTGACTGGACCAGAGCTGATATCAGACACCTATCTAGCCCTTTTCCTTGCACAGCTACAACAAGAAGGTTTCGTAATACTGACTTATTTAGAGCTTTATTAGATGATGCAAAgcggaaaataataaaaaatttgtgtttgtgcaggttaTTCCATATTTGTGATTCGAGGAAACCTCCCTGAGTGTGAGGCAGATCAGATCCTTCGGATCATgagagtgcagcagcagcagcggcccAGGCTCATTGGAGAGGACGAGGCCCAGACAAGTGCAGGGTGTGTACCGAATGTGATCGTTCAATGTAGAGGATGCGTATATTACTCAAAAAGGACTGTCTTAGTTTCATACTACTTTGGATACACTTTTGATTTACTTGTGGCAACTGATCAAACCTTGTTCTGTGAGCAGCAGGCCAGCAGCTGTGGGCCAGGCAGAGATGAACTTTGGTGTGGAGGATGAGGTTGTGGATGAAGATGACGAACTGAAGAGAGCCCTGGCACTTAGCAGACAGGACATAGATGTAGAAGATGAGGAGGCTGATCTTCGCAGGGCCATACAGCTCAGCATGCAAGGTAAACAATGATTCATTCAgcggttttaaatttaaatatattttccctATTTTCACAAATCTTATTCTAAGTTCACAGGTTGGAGTCATAACGTTTTGACTGTTGTTTCTATTTTGGTTTTGTTAGGAGCAGTGATGAGCAACACATCTCCAGAGTGTGAAGTGGGAGCTGTGAAATTAGGCAGTCAGGCAGCAGGGAGTTCTGCAGGAGGTCAAAGAGTAGGCCAAAGCGATGCTCTCACAGCCGAGgaactgaggaagaggagacaagcCTACTTTGATCGGTAGGTTCAGCTGCATGTCTGCACGGTGGACATCGAATTGTAAACAACTGCAATACTCGATATAGGCAGAAACAACGCCATTGTAAATTCAAGTACAAtttgaggttgtgtgtgtcctgtgtgaaTAGTTGTATTCATGATTTTGCATCCACCCCATTTAAGTGCATTGAAAATGTAAGAAACAGATTTGAAACAAATTCTCTGTGTTGACTGTTTAGGCAGCAGCAACAAGCTCAGCCGAACAATCCTCAACAACCAGACATAAACTCAGTAGGTGGCTCAGGTGAGTGCATCAGATTTATTTATCTACAGatttataaaaatgatttatttaatgtcCCTCCAGTAACATATGTAAGATACTATCTTGTGCTGTCCTTCCTCTTCTAGGATCTGTCAACACTGGCTCTGAGGAGGACCAACAACAAAAGCTCGGACAGTGATGGTGTGGATGATCTGCCTGTGTTGTTTACCAGCTGCCTGGATGGCCTCCCCATACAGGGGGTAGCTTTGCTCCTTCCTCTAACCTTTTGCACGTGCGAACGTAAGGACAGTTAGGAAGCTGACACGTTTCCCCCGATTAGTTCGCAACAGAGGCTTCAGAGAAGACAACAATGACAAAGAACAATGACAAAGTAAAGGCAGTAGTTAGTCTAATCTAACTCAGTAGGGCACTTGGGCTGGGAAAAGGGTGACCACAGAACTCATGATGCAGTTAATCCAAGTTTGCAATTGCCTTTGTACCATGGCGCCTTCTATttctattgtgtgtttttttattcttgtttattctctggaagagaaggaaaagaatcTTCAGCATACAATACAAAGGGTGTGTTTACTTGCTTGGTGTGAATACATGCAGAGACAGATGCTCTGTGAAAGCCACAGGAGACCAGTGTAAAGCCCACACGTGAAAGCATGATTAGAGAATGACAGAGCCCACTTACCTTTGTATTGGACTTGGGTTTTTGGTCATAAGATGTGATTTCTAGTACTCACCCCAGAACATGTGTGGTTTTcaaatccttttattttttgcaatGTACTGAAAGTCTGTAACAACCTTTAGCCAGCGGCACTAATACGTGTGGGTCATTTATTCCTGACATCATCAATCATTTTACTTGAACGCTGACGAGTGAATTCCGAAGGTATTTAGACAACAACATATTTTTGACGTTGTGGCTTTCATTTTACCTTTAAGATCATAACCAGGTgtcatgaaatgaaatatttcaaaGCCTATAAACAGGGTGTTTTGTCAAGTTTGGCTTGATAGTTGAAAATGATTCCATAGAGCTATTTGTCAAATCTAGGACACCTTTAACTGATGGATATTTTACATATCTTGTGTAGAATAAGTTGACATATAATCGGGATCAAAATCATCTATATcacactgcagctgaaagataaatacattattaattTTAACAGCACATTATAATCACATACAAATTCAAAATAGTCTGTTTTTGACTTCACATGTTGTTTCCCTTCATCAGTATTTTGTCACGAACTGTAAAGGGAATTCATTTTAAGAAAAGATTGTTCAAATTCCCTTAGACATCACAGTTTACTGTTACGTTCCCTGAAATACTTGTTGCACTTGTTTGAAATGTCCTGTATTGCCATAATACAGAGTAGTGTTGTTCATATGAGCTGTACAAAGATGCATTCATTTGCACTGAGGTTGTCAAGGGTTCACGCTATTGGCTGATTGATGAGCAGAATTAACAGTAAAATATCAAGGAAGAGGGTGGACTGTTATTTAACCTCATGATTTATATAATGTTAAATCCAAAGAACCAACCAAAACATCAAAAATGTGTCCATATACATACACTTAGaagatttcattcatttttgtcTTCTAAATCAATTCTGAACATTACTTGTTTAAAATTGCTCATGTTTTCCTGAAAAACAGAATCAGGTTACAACGCACGATTGAAATGAATAAACCATATTATGGCATTAATACAATTACATTTGTTTACAGTTAGAGAGTCTTCTGGAACCGTTCAGCATGGATAGAGCTTAATGCCTCCACTAAAGAGCTGGATGTCATGTAAAGTTTGACTTTTGGTACTGGACGACTGATTCCATGatagttgttttgtttgtttgttattcttTTTGATCTGTaaggcttttttttatatttaaaatacacttgTGAAAcagtataaaatgtttttagttAGGTTTTTATCATTACATTATTTTTCACTCACTGCATTCTATCAATAGTTCTAATTCATGATTTTTGTCATAGGTCACATGTTGCCACAGCACACTCTTTTGTTAAATGCATTAGTTGTTGTTCCAGGATTAAAGTGATATTCACTCCTCAAGCTTGCCTTGCGTCTAAGGAGATCATGTGTTCACCACTGTCAATTTCTTtgtggttggtttgtttgtttgtgagcaagattaaaaaaaaaaacgattggCCCTGTCTGTTTGATAAACAGCTATGACTAAATCTGGATCAACACAACAGGCCACGGGTCGTGGTTAATGGATAACACTCAGAGCACACTTGCACTTTGTTTCCCCAAATAAGAGATGGAGCTTTCAGACGCAGTATTTCACAGCTGAATGGTACGTATGCCAGATGGTGCATTTTGGAGAAGTGTATTTCAGTGACGACTATCTGTTTCATTTTAGAATTTATTCTAAAAGTATTTGTGGTCATTTGCATGGGTCAAAGTTAGCAGCAGCGTTTCACTTGTGCTTTTTTAACCGTTTTTTGACGTCTACATGTCTGCGTGTTTCAGGTTGTTCCTTCAAACCTTCCTAGACTTGGCATTATGGCTTTAGACAAAATGAAGATGGGGTTGATTTGTATTCTATCCTACATGTGCTTCCTCATTCCTCTCCACCAAGCACAACTTCCAAGTGCCACCATCTCAGATCTTTCTTTCAAAAACATGGACTTTGCCATGAAGCTTTACAGAAAAATATCCAGTTACAACGACAAGAACATATTTTTCTCCCCCCTGAGCATCTCGACCAGTTTCAGCGCTCTCTTGATGGCTTCTGACGGCGTCACCCGCGAGGAGTTGCTCAAGGGTCTCAACCTGGAGCAGCTCGAGACGGCTAACCAGCCAGAACTCATCCCGAGACTTTTCCAGCTCCTTCACGAGAACATCACACAGAACGGATCGCTGAAACTGGAAGAAGGCCTGGCCCTCTTCGTTCACCAGCATTTTGAGGTGGCAAAGAATTTTGAAAACCAGATCAAGACGTTTTTTGATGCTGACATTAAAACTGTAGATTTCACAGACCAAGAGGCAAGTGTCAAGTTCATCAATGAATACGTCAAGAAAAAGACTGAGGGCAACGTGACAGAGATTATATCAAGCCTGGACGCACAGACCCAGCTCATGTTAATCAACACAATTTTCTTCCGGGGTAAGATCAATCACTTTGACTACTCTGTATTGATtatagattttcttttctttaagaaGTGTAACGTCTTTCACAGGAGCCTGGGAGTTGCCATTCGACCCCAGTGACACTCAAAGTTATTCCTTCTTCATCGATAACTATAACATTGTGCAAGTGCCCACGATGTTCCGATTGGATAAGTTCTATATGACAGACGACATCCCACTCGGAGCCAAAGTGCTGAAGCTGCCATACAAGAACGGTGTCTCCATGCTCATCCTGCTACCCAACAAAGGCGTCGACTACACTGTAATCGATGATCAGATCACTGCTCGCAGGTTCCTCAAGTGGGTCAGAAAACTGCAAAAAACGTAAGAGCGTTATATCTTTTATTAGCTTTAATGCTATTTTATCATTCACATTCTGTCctgaaaataaagttgttgagccaacagacaaaacaaatttaAGTTATACGAACACATTTGCTAActcaaatttaaaaatgtttttattccctTGTGTGTTACtgatttaatactttttttaagCTGTTGCTATTGTTTTAAATTTGACATGACAAACTGCGATGATAGCTTGCtcagttaaattaaatcaatataatgttttacattaaataaattaataaagtttattcaggtttatttatttattccatacatttttttaagtagGCGACAAATCTTTTTCCAGAGTGTTTAGCTGTTATGGCGACTAACTTGGTGACAACTTCTCTAAAAGGTGCTATGACAAGAATCTAGCAACAAGAGTGCCAATTAATTGAATAGACATCATACAAGCATCTACTCAACATGTCTACTGCGTTGTGTACTCAGCAAACTGGAGGTCAGCATGCCCAAATTCAAGATGGAGCAGTCGTATTCCCTGCACCACATCCTACCAGACATGGGCATGCCCAGTATCTTCAGTAATTCAGCTAATTTGACCAGGCTGAGTAAGGATGATCCCATCAAAGTGTCAGAGGTTGGTTTTCAATGTCAACAACATATTGACTAAATCCAGACGGCAGAAGATGACTTTTGCCTCTCCTGTTAATCCGCAGGTGCTGCACAAGGCTGTGATTGACGTGGATGAAACTGGGACCACGGCAGCAGCTGCCACAGCCACCGGCATTACCGGGCATTCCTTACCCCAGACATTCACTATCAACAGgccatttttcttcttcatatATCATGAGGACACAAACACTCTGCTGTTCATGGGTCGGGTGATTGACCCCACCAAAAACTAGTATTTCTTTATGCAGGCTTCCTGAAAGCTTGATGGTTCTAAATACTTGTTTTGGTCTGTTTTTGTAAAAGAACAACATATATATGATCAATGTTAATAAAGACTTTACATTGACGTGTCTTTCTATGAGATTgaatcagcacacacacattcaaaatgtttgtattgCCCATACTAAATGAAGGGTACACGGTACATAAATGAGATCTCCACAGTATTTTACTAATAAATGACTTGTCATTTTTATAGCGGTTTTACGTTGCAACCAGGTATTTGTTACCACTTGAGCTAATGGGCTGTTGCATTGtataaaaaattatttcatctcactgctcccatgtttccttttgttcttcTAGTCCCACGTGTTTACAGACATCTTTAAACTTTATATCGTTATATCATATGATTACATATTTTTGTGGGCAAAGAGAACTTCTTCGCAGGAGGTgcacattttcaccactttcaaattttctgcaaattttggtaagaatctgagcatgttaaagccctcaaaagcCAATttatttgcctgaaaaaaatctgatgtaagccctggtaaaatagcaggcttcctgatgtgtttaaattaaattaatttattttatcatgataaatgttGCATTATTATTGCTGCTTTATATTTTAAACTCATCTCTATggcagagaatgacaaataCTTCATAAACAAGTCTGAGGTAGAACATTAAAACCTATTTAGTTTCACACCTCAATTTATCATAGCAATATATTAAAACACTTTCTATAATATACAATATTgatgtaaattatattttgcatatacatatatgtttGTTATGGCCCAGGCACACTGTTGATGCTGAGAAGCAACTT
Proteins encoded in this window:
- the serpina10b gene encoding protein Z-dependent protease inhibitor isoform X2, with protein sequence MALDKMKMGLICILSYMCFLIPLHQAQLPSATISDLSFKNMDFAMKLYRKISSYNDKNIFFSPLSISTSFSALLMASDGVTREELLKGLNLEQLETANQPELIPRLFQLLHENITQNGSLKLEEGLALFVHQHFEVAKNFENQIKTFFDADIKTVDFTDQEASVKFINEYVKKKTEGNVTEIISSLDAQTQLMLINTIFFRGAWELPFDPSDTQSYSFFIDNYNIVQVPTMFRLDKFYMTDDIPLGAKVLKLPYKNGVSMLILLPNKGVDYTVIDDQITARRFLKWVRKLQKTKLEVSMPKFKMEQSYSLHHILPDMGMPSIFSNSANLTRLSKDDPIKVSEVLHKAVIDVDETGTTAAAATATGITGHSLPQTFTINRPFFFFIYHEDTNTLLFMGRVIDPTKN
- the atxn3 gene encoding ataxin-3, giving the protein MDSIFHEKQEGSLCAQHCLNNLLQGEYFTPVDLSSIAHQLDEEERMRMAEGGMASEEYRTFLQQPSGNMDDSGFFSIQVISNALSVWGLELILFNSREYQSLLINPINENAFICNYKEHWFTVRKLGQQWFNLNSLLTGPELISDTYLALFLAQLQQEGYSIFVIRGNLPECEADQILRIMRVQQQQRPRLIGEDEAQTSAGRPAAVGQAEMNFGVEDEVVDEDDELKRALALSRQDIDVEDEEADLRRAIQLSMQGAVMSNTSPECEVGAVKLGSQAAGSSAGGQRVGQSDALTAEELRKRRQAYFDRQQQQAQPNNPQQPDINSVGGSGSVNTGSEEDQQQKLGQ
- the serpina10b gene encoding protein Z-dependent protease inhibitor isoform X1 — its product is MVVPSNLPRLGIMALDKMKMGLICILSYMCFLIPLHQAQLPSATISDLSFKNMDFAMKLYRKISSYNDKNIFFSPLSISTSFSALLMASDGVTREELLKGLNLEQLETANQPELIPRLFQLLHENITQNGSLKLEEGLALFVHQHFEVAKNFENQIKTFFDADIKTVDFTDQEASVKFINEYVKKKTEGNVTEIISSLDAQTQLMLINTIFFRGAWELPFDPSDTQSYSFFIDNYNIVQVPTMFRLDKFYMTDDIPLGAKVLKLPYKNGVSMLILLPNKGVDYTVIDDQITARRFLKWVRKLQKTKLEVSMPKFKMEQSYSLHHILPDMGMPSIFSNSANLTRLSKDDPIKVSEVLHKAVIDVDETGTTAAAATATGITGHSLPQTFTINRPFFFFIYHEDTNTLLFMGRVIDPTKN